A region of the Microbacterium sp. SL75 genome:
TCGTCCGCGTCAACATCGCCGAGGACATCCTCGGACGCAAGGACGGCAAGCGCTTCCTGCCGATCCTCACCACCATCTTCTTCATGGTGCTGTTCATGAACATCACGGGTGTCATCCCGTTCCTGAACATCGCGGGAACCAGCGTCATCGCCGTTCCGATGCTGCTCGCGATCGTGGCCTACGTCACCTTCATCTACGCAGGCATCAAGAAGAGCCCCGCCGGCTTCTTCAAGAACGCGCTGCTGCCCTCGGGCGTCCCGTGGCCGCTGTACATCATCATCGTCCCGCTCGAGTTCCTCTCCACCTTCATCATCCGGCCCGTCACCCTGACGCTGCGTCTGCTGATGAACATGGTCGTCGGTCACCTCATGCTGGTCTTGTTCTTCTCGGCGACGCAGTTCTTCGTCGTGGGGCTCAGCGGATGGTGGACGGCTCTCGGCGCCGGTTCGCTGGCCTTCGGCTTCGCCTTCACCCTGTTCGAAATCTTCGTCGCCTTCCTCCAGGCGTACGTCTTCGCGATCCTCACCGCGGTCTACATCCAGCTCGCGGTCGCAGAAGAGCACTGAGCGGCCCGGCGCACGCCGAGCCACCCAACGAAAGGAAAAAACCCGTGGACGCAACTACGGTTCTCGCCCAGGTCACCGGTAACGTCGCCACGATCGGCTACGGTCTCGCCGCCATCGGCCCCGCCATCGGCGTGGGCATCGTCGTCGGCAAGACGATCGAGGGCGTCGCCCGTCAGCCCGAGCTCGCGGGCCGCCTGCAGGTCCTGATGTTCATCGGTATCGCCTTCACCGAGGCGCTCGCCTTCATCGGTATCGCGACCGGCTTCATCTTCACTTGATCCCGGCCGCTCTCGATTCACTGTAAGGAGACAGGATGCTGAACGCTCTTGTCACTCTCGCCGCGGAGCCCGCGGGGGAAGCGCACAACCCGCTGCTTCCTGCGGTCTACGACATCATCTGGTCGGCGGTGTGCTTCGTCGTCATCATCTTCGTGGTGTGGCGCGTCGCTCTGCCGCGCATGGCGAAGCTGCTCGACGAGCGCAGTGCTGCCATCGAGGGCAACATCGCGAAGGCCGACGAGGCCCAGCGTCAGGCCGAGGCCGCCCTCGAGCAGTACACGGCTCAGCTCGCCGAGGCGCGCCGCGAAGCCGGTGAGATCCGCGAGTCCGCCACCCAGGACGGTCGCAAGATCGTCGCCGAGGCGCGCGAGACCGCGGCAGCCGATGCCGCTCGCATCACCGCGTCCGCTCACGCGCAGATCGAGGCGGAGCGTCAGGCGACCCTCGTGCAGCTGCGCTCCGAGGTCGGTACCCTCGCGGTCGACCTCGCCGGCAACGTGATCGGTGAGACCCTGTCCGACGACGCGCGTGCGAACGCCGTGGTCGACCGCTTCCTCGCCGAGCTCGAGGCGTCCGAGAAGGCGGCCAAGTAATGGGCAGCGCGACCACTCAGGCGCGGACCGCGACGACGGAGGCCCTGGCCTCCACGTCGGGCGTCGATCTCGACGTCGCGCGCGAGCTGTTCGCGGCCGTCGGTGCCGTGAGCGGATCGTCGCAGTTGAGCGGCGCGCTGTCCGACTCGTCGGTGCCGGCCCCCGCTCGCGCGGGGCTGGTCTCGGCCGTCTTCGGCTCCACCTACCGTCCCGCCACGGTCGCCCTGCTCTCCAGCGCTGCCCAGCAGCGCTGGTCGAACGCCGGGCAGTTCGTCGAGGGTCTCGAAGAGCTGGCGATCCAGGCGACCTCGGTCGCCGAGTCGGCGGACATCGAGTCGGAGCTGTTCGCCTTCTCGCGCACCGTCGCGAGCAACGGCGAGCTCGAGCTCGCTCTCGGTGGGCGCCTCGGCGGCGCCTCGGCGAAGGGGTCGCTCGTCTCGACCCTTCTCGACGGCCGCGCGAGCACCGGCACCGCACTCATCGTGTCGTCGCTGGTGCAGCACGCCCGCGGCCGCCGCGTACGCGCCCTGCTTCGCCGGGCCGAGCGCATCGTCGCCGACCAGCGCGCGCGGATCGTCGCCACCGTGTACGCCGCAGCCCCCCTCAGCGCCGAACAGCAGACTCGTCTGCAGAACGCTCTCAGCGCACGTTACGGTTCAGCGGTCACGCTGAACACCGTGATCGACCCGACGGTGGTCGGCGGTCTGCGCGTGCAGGTCGCGGACGACGTCATCGACGCGAGCGTGTCCGCACGTCTCGCTGACCTCCGCCAGCGGATCGCAGGCTAAAGACTTTCCGCCCGAATGGGCGTGGATCTGGGGGCCGAGTGCCCCACGAACGAAGGAAGACAATGGCAGATCTCTCTATCAGCCCCGACGTCATTCGTGACGCGCTGAAGGACTTCGTCAACGCCTACGAGCCCACCGGCGCCGCGGCGACCGAGGTCGGCGCCGTCGTCGACGCGGCCGACGGCATCGCGCACGTCGAGGGCCTTCCGGGCGTCATGGCCAACGAGCTCATCCGCTTCGCGGACGGCACGCTGGGCCTCGCTCAGAACCTCGACGAGAACGAGATCGGTGTGGTCGTCCTCGGCGACTTCGCCGGCATCGAAGAAGGCCAGAGCGTCACTCGCACCGGTGAGGTCCTCTCGGTGGGTGTCGGTGACGGCTACCTGGGCCGCGTCGTCGACCCGCTCGGCAACCCGATCGACGGTCTCGGCGAGATCGCGACCGAGGGGCGTCGCGCGCTCGAGCTCCAGGCTCCCGGCGTCATGCAGCGCAAGAGCGTCCACGAGCCGCTGCAGACCGGCATCAAGGCGATCGACGCCATGATCCCCGTCGGTCGTGGCCAGCGTCAGCTCATCATCGGCGACCGCCAGACCGGTAAGACGGCGATCGCGATCGACACGATCATCAACCAGCGGGCCAACTGGGAGTCCGGCGACGTCAACAAGCAGGTGCGTTGCATCTACGTCGCGATCGGCCAGAAGGGCTCGACCATCGCTTCGGTGAAGGGCGCCCTCGAGGAGGCGGGCGCGATGGAGTACACCACCATCGTCGCCGCCCCGGCGTCCGACCCCGCCGGCTTCAAGTACCTCGCCCCCTACACCGGCTCGGCCATCGGCCAGCACTGGATGTACGGCGGCAAGCACGTGCTGATCATCTTCGATGACCTGTCGAAGCAGGCCGAGGCCTACCGTGCCGTTTCGCTGCTGCTCCGCCGCCCGCCGGGCCGCGAGGCTTACCCCGGCGACGTCTTCTACCTGCACTCGCGTCTGCTCGAGCGCTGCGCGAAGCTCTCCGACGAGCTCGGTGCCGGTTCGATGACGGGTCTGCCCATCATCGAGACGAAGGCGAACGACGTCTCGGCGTACATCCCGACCAACGTGATCTCCATCACCGACGGCCAGATCTTCCTGCAGTCCGACCTCTTCAACGCCAACCAGCGTCCCGCTGTCGACGTGGGTATCTCGGTCTCGCGAGTGGGCGGTGACGCTCAGGTCAAGTCGATCAAGAAGGTGTCGGGAACCCTGAAGCTCGAGCTCGCGCAGTACCGCTCGCTCGAGGCCTTCGCGATGTTCGCCAGCGACCTCGACGCGGCTTCACGTCGTCAGCTCGCCCGCGGTGCGCGTCTGACCGAGCTGCTCAAGCAGCCGCAGTACTCGCCGTACCCCGTCGAGGAGCAGGTCGTCTCGATCTGGGCCGGAACGAACGGCAAGCTCGACACCGTCGAGGTGTCCGACGTCCTGCGCTTCGAGCGCGAGCTGCTGGACTACCTCCGCCGCAACTCGACGGTGCTCGACACCCTGCGTGAGACCAACGTGCTCGGTGACGACACGCTCGCGGAGCTCGAGCAGAAGATCGACGCATTCGCGAAGGAATTCCAGCCCGGCAAGGACCAGGGCGTCGTCGGCGCCGAGAAGGTCGACGCTGCCGAGGCGGAAGACGTCAACCAGGAGCGGATCGTCAAGGGCCGTCGCTGATAGCGACGACACGAGAACGGAATCATGGGCGCACAACTGCGGGTCTACAAGCAGAAGATCTCTTCTGCTCAGACGACCAAGAAGATCACGAAGGCGATGGAGCTCATCGCGGCTTCGCGCATCCAGAAGGCGATGGCGCGTGTGCGCGCGGCATCGCCCTTCGCGCGGGCCGTCACGAGCGCCGTCTCCGCGGTGGCCACGCACTCCTCCGTCGACCACCCGCTGACGACCGAGCGCGAGAACATCCGCCGTTCGGCCCTGGTCGTGTTCACCTCCGACCGAGGCCTGGCGGGAGCGTTCAACTCGCAGATCCTTCGCGAGGCTCTCGAGCTGGCCGAGCTCCTGCGTTCGCAGGGCAAGGACGTGGTGTTCTACCTGGTAGGTCGCAAGGCCGTCGGCTACTTCCAGTTCCGCCGCATGGCGAGCGCCGCGCAGTGGGTCGGTGACACCGACACCCCGCAGTTCTCCACCGCGGAGGAAATCTCGGATGCCGTTCTCCAGGCGTATCGCGCTGGTAGCGACAACGAGGGTGTCGACGAGATCCACCTCGTGTACAACCGCTTCGTCAGCATGATGACGCAGTCGCCCGAGTCGGTGCGCCTGCTTCCGCTCGAGGTGCTCGAGGCCGACGAGGCCCCGGGTCAGGCCGAGATCTACCCGCTCTACGAGTTCGAGCCGGACGCCGAGACCGTGCTCGATGCGCTTCTGCCGGTCTACGTCCAGAGCCGAATCTTCAACGCCCTCCTCCAGTCGTCGGCCGCCAAGCACGCCGCGACGCAGAAGGCCATGAAGTCGGCCAGCGACAACGCCGACAAGCTCATCACCGACTACACCCGCCTGCGCAACAACGCGCGTCAGGCGGAGATCACGCAGCAGATCGCCGAGATCGTCGGCGGCGCCGATGCTCTGGCATCCGGCAAGTAAGTTCCCAAGGAGAGAAGAAGCCATGAGCCTCACCGCCGAGAAGACCGACGCGGCCGTCGTCGGACGCGTCGCGCGCGTCACCGGCCCGGTCGTCGACATCGAGTTCCCGCATGACGCGATCCCCGAGATCTACAACGCGCTGAAGACCACGATCACCATCGGTGACGAGTCGACCGAGATCACCCTCGAGGTCGCTCAGCACCTCGGTGACGACCTCGTGCGCGCCATCGCCCTCAAGCCCACCGACGGCATCGTCCGCGGTCAGGAAGTGCGTGACACCCGCGGCCCCATCTCGGTGCCCGTCGGAGACGTCACCAAGGGCAAGGTCTTCGATGTCACCGGTGAGGTGCTCAACGCCGCTCCCGGTGAGCAGGTCGAGATCACCGAGCGTTGGGGCATCCACCGCAAGGCGCCCAGCTTCGACCAGCTCGAGTCCAAGACCGAGATGTTCGAGACCGGCATCAAGTCGATCGACCTCCTCACCCCGTACGTGCAGGGTGGAAAGATCGGCCTCTTCGGTGGCGCCGGCGTCGGCAAGACCGTCCTGATCCAGGAGATGATCCAGCGCGTCGCGCAGGACCACGGTGGTGTCTCGGTGTTCGCCGGTGTCGGTGAGCGTACCCGTGAGGGCAACGACCTCATCGGCGAGATGGAAGAGGCCGGTGTCTTCGACAAGACCGCCCTCGTGTTCGGTCAGATGGACGAGCCGCCGGGAACGCGTCTGCGCGTCGCGCTGTCGGCCCTGACGATGGCTGAGTACTTCCGTGACGTCCAGAAGCAGGACGTGCTGCTGTTCATCGACAACATCTTCCGCTTCACGCAGGCCGGTTCCGAGGTCTCGACGCTGCTCGGCCGCATGCCCTCGGCCGTGGGTTACCAGCCGAACCTCGCCGACGAGATGGGCGTGCTCCAGGAGCGCATCACCTCCACGCGCGGCCACTCGATCACCTCGCTGCAGGCGATCTACGTCCCCGCCGACGACTACACCGACCCGGCTCCGGCGACCACCTTCGCTCACCTCGACGCGACCACCGAGCTGTCGCGTGAGATCGCGTCGAAGGGTCTCTACCCGGCCATCGACCCGCTCACCTCCACGAGCCGCATCCTCGACCCGCGCTACATCGGTGCCGACCACTACCGCGTGGCCACCTCGGTGAAGCAGATCCTCCAGAAGAACAAGGAACTGCAGGAGATCATCGCCATCCTCGGTGTCGACGAGCTCTCGGAAGAGGACAAGATTGTCGTGTCGCGTGCGCGTCGTATCCAGCAGTTCCTCTCGCAGAACACCTACATGGCCAAGAAGTTCACCGGTGTCGAGGGCTCCACGGTCCCGATCAAGGAGACCATCGAGTCGTTCGACGCGATCGTCAAGGGTGAGTTCGACCACGTTGCCGAGCAGGCGTTCTTCAACGTCGGTGGCATCTCCGACGTCGAGGCCAAGTGGGCGCAGATCCAGAAGGAGAACGGCTGACATGTCGTTGCGCGTGAGCCTGGTGTCGGCCGACGCCGAGGTGTGGACGGGGGAGGCCTCGCTCGTCGTGGCCAAGACCGTCGAGGGTGAGATCGGTTTCATGCAGGGTCATGAGCCGGTTCTCGCGATCCTCGCCCAGGGCGAGGTGCGCATCACCCGTACCGACGGCTCGAAGATCCTCGCCAACGCCGAGGACGGCTTCCTGTCGATGGCGAACGACGAACTCACGATCGTCGCCGGAAACGCGGCACTCGTCTCCTGACACCGTCTCTTTCCCTCGACGCGCGTCGCCCGATTTCGGGCGGCGCGCGTCGTCTGTCTGCGGAGAACCCATGCTCGTCCTTCTTCCCCCGTCCGAGACCAAGCGACCGGGCGGCGACGGCCTCCCTCTCGATCTCGCGGGGCTGCCCCTGCCCTCGTTGAGCGGTGCGCGCAAGACCGTCGTCGATGCGCTGGTCGCTCTCTCCTCCGATGAGGAACAAGCCGCTCGGGTACTCAAGATCAGCGCGAAGCGTCGGCACGAGATCGGCGACAACGCTGCCCTGCGTACCGCGCCGACCATGCCGGCGATCGACCGCTACACCGGGGTCCTCTTCGATGCCCTGGATGCCGCCGGCCTCGACGCCGCGGCGCGTGCCTGGCTCGGCGACCACGTGATGATCCAGTCCGCGCCGTTCGGACCGGTCGGCGCTCTCGATGGCATCCCGGCCTATCGTCTCGCGGCGGGCACGTCGCTGCCGGGCACTCCGGCGCTGCGACGCATCTGGGCAGACGCCGTGAGCCAGGCGTGGGCAGAGCTTCGGCCGGACTTCGTCCTCGACCTGCGCTCGGAGGCGTACGCCGCGCTCGGTCCCCTTCCCGCCGGGGTGGCGGCGGTGTACGTCCGCGTGATGAGCGAGGACTCCGGCGGCGCGGCGCGCGCCCTCAACCACTTCAACAAACACGCGAAGGGGGAGCTGGTCCGGGCGCTGGCCGTGCAACGAGCGCGGATCGAGACCATCGACGACCTTCATGAATGGGCGGAGGGCGCGGGGTGGACGCTCCGCGCCGGCGCACCCGGCGAGGTGGCGCTGATTGTATAAGTCTCGCGCGCCCCTGTCAGGAAAGTCTCAGGATCGCTAGCATGTGAGACGCGGGGGGCGCATGGATGCTTCCCGCGCACTCGCTTGGAAAGGAACTCGCATGAGTGACTCCTACTACTACGACGACGGGAGCGGTGCCGCCGCTCTCGCAGCAGTCTTGCTCGTCCTGATCCCGATCCTCTTCATCCTCGCTGTCGCGGCATACGTGATCTCGTCGTTCCTCTACATGAAGATCTTCGAGAAGGCCGGTGTGCAGGGCAAGTGGCGCGCCTGGGTGCCCGTATACAACGGCCTCATCGCCGCCAAGCTCGGCGATGTCTCGCCGTGGGTGGTCCTGATCGTCGCGGTCGCCTCGAGCGTGCTCTCGAACATCCCGGTCATCGGCCCGATCTTCAGCCTCGCGATCCTTGCGGTCGCGGTCATGTACTCGTACCGCATCGGCCTCAAGCTCGGTAAGGACTGGCCGCTGCTCCTGCTGTGGTTGATCCCCGGTATCGGCGCGCTCATCTGGCTCGCGATCATCGCCTTCAGCAACAATCGATGGAACCCCGCGATCGCTCCCGCGCCGTGGGCCAACTCCTTCCTCGCCGACAAGACGGTGTGGAACGGCATCCCCGTTCAGCCGAGTCAGCCCGTCGCCGGCAACGGTGGCGGATACGCCGGCCCCGGCTACGGCGCGCCCCCGGCGCAGCAGCCGTACAACCCGCCGGCCACGGGTACGACCCCGCCGCCTCCGGCTCCGCCGGCAGGCCCCCAGGTCTGACGTCATCGAAGGGCTCCTCGTCACGACGGGGAGCCCTTCGTCGTACGCGGCGATAGCGTGGAGGGATGACGTCCCCCGTTCTTCTCCTCCGCGGCGTAGGCCGTTCCGGACTCCGCGTATCCGCGGTAGGCCTCGGCTGCAACAACTTCGGGCGCGCCGGCACGGCGACCGAGACGATCGAGGGCACGCGGGCGGTACTCGACGCCGCCATCGGGGCGGGGGTGACCTTCCTCGACACCGCCGACATGTACGGACGCGAGTTCGGTCTGTCCGAGAGCCTGCTGGGGGAGGCTCTCGAGGGACGACGCGACCAGGTCGTCCTCGCGACGAAGTTCGGGCACTCCGACTTCGCGCCGGCGATCTCGGGAGGGGCGAAGGGGTCCCGCACGCATGTGCGCCGCGCCGTCGAAGCCTCGCTGCGTCGCCTGCGGACGGACTGGATCGATCTCTACCAGCTGCACACGCCCGATCCGTCGACCCCGATCGATGAGACGCTCGACGCTCTGAGCGACTTGGTTCGCGAGGGCAAGGTCCGTTACGTCGGCCACTCGAACTTCGCGGGGTGGCAGATCGCCGAGGCCGACCACGCGGCGCGGGGGGTGCGTTTCGTCTCGACCCAGAATCAGTACAGCCTGCTCGCGCGCGCCGCAGAGCGTGAGGTCATTCCCGCGGCTGAGCGCTACGGCCTGGGGCTCCTGCCCTTCTTCCCCCTGCACAACGGACTGCTCACCGGCAAGTTCACGCGTGACGGCGGGCCGGAGGACAGTCGCATCATGCGCCAGAGGCGGCATCTGTGGAGTGAGGCGCCATGGGACGCGCTCGAGCGCTACCAGGCGTTCTGCGACGCGCGCGGCATCAGCATGCTCGAGGCGACCTTCGCCTGGTTCCTGTCCAAGCCCGTCGTCTCGAGCGTGATCGCCGGAGCGACGAGTCCCGAGCAGGTCCGAGCGAACGCCGCCGCGGCTACCGCGTGGACGCCGAGCGGGGAGGACCTCGTCGAGCTCGACGGCATCCTGCCCCTTCCCGCGGATCCTGCCGCGGGGTGATCGACACGGAGGTCAGGCGCACCTGCGGCGCGTCCGCGGATCGGGGGCGAGCGTCGACTAAGATGACAGGGCCGTGCGGTTCCGCCGGCGCAGTCGGCCAACCGGAGGATCGTTCGTGCCCGAGGTGACCACCCACACGCGCACCGTCTCGCTCGGCGAAACCGTCCTCGAGCTGTCGTGGGCAGCGAGCACCGAGGTCGGACGTCGCCGCGAGGTCAATCAAGATGCGGTCTTGGCCGACTACCCGCTGTTCGTGGTGGCCGACGGTATGGGCGGACACCTGGGCGGAGAGATCGCCAGCGCGAGCACCGTCGAACGTCTCCGTGCCGTCGTCGCGACCGGTCCCGTCTCGACCAAGAACATCGAGAAGGCCCTGTCCCGCGCGGTCAAAGACATCGTGGCCCACCCGGAGACGACCGACGAGGGCACCGGCACCACGCTCACGGGCGTATACCTCGAGACCCAGACGGACGAACCCCACTGGGTGACCCTGAACATCGGCGACTCGCGCGTGTATCTTCTGCGCGACGGCGAGATCGTCCAGGTGACGACCGATCACTCGGTGGTCCAAGAGCTCATCGCGGCGGGACGCCTCAGTCCCGAAGAGGCGGAGAACCACCCGTACGGCAACGTCATCACGCGGGCCGTCGGCCCGAGCGACAGCGTCAAGCCCGACTATCTTCGCCTCGACGTGCTCGACGGTGACCGCTTCGTCATCTGCTCCGACGGTTTGACCAAGGAGCTCACCGACTTCGGCATCCGTCATTTCCTCGAGGCGAACGCCGACCCGGCCGCGGCCGTCGACGCGATGATGGCGGCCGCGCTCGAGAACGGTGGGCGTGACAACATCTCGATCGTCGTGCTCGACGTCATCCGTCGCCCCGCATAAATTCATCTTGACCGCGGAGACCCGCGGATTCTACGTTCGGCATATGACCTCTGCACCCGAACGGACGGCCGGCAAAGGCCTGGCCGCCGGCACCCTCGGTCTCTGGGGCTCGACCGTGATCGGTCTGGCATCCACCGCTCCGGTGTATTCCCTCGTCGCCACCCTCGGATTCGTCGTCCTCGCGGTGGGGGCTTCGGCGCCGATCGCTTTCGTCCTCGCGTTCATCCCGATGCTGTTCATCGCCTTCGCCTATCGCGAGCTCAACAACGAGGTGCCCGATTGCGGGACCACGTTCACCTGGAGCACGAAGGCCTTCGGTCCGTGGGCCGGGTGGATGGGCGGCTGGGGCGTCGCGGTCGCCGGGATCGTCGTGCTCGCCAATCTCTCGCAGATCGCGGGTGTCTACCTCTGGTCCCTCGTCGGCGACGGCTCTCTCGCCCAGAACGTGCCGCTCGTCACCGCCACCGGCGTCGCGTTCATCGCGGCGATGACCTTCATCAGCTACCGCGGTGTCGAGATCGGCGAGCGGATCCAGAACATCCTGCTCGCGGTGCAGTACGTCGTGCTCGCGCTGTTCGTGGTGCTGGCGCTGTGGAAGTTCTTCGACGGCACCGCGCCGAACCCCACGCCTTTCGACCTCGCATGGTTCAACCCGTTCGGTTTCACGGACTGGAGCGGGTTCACCGAGGCGGTTCTGCTCGCCCTCTTCATCTACTGGGGCTGGGACACCTGCCTGGCGCTCAACGAAGAGACCAAGGACCCCCAGCGCATCCCCGGGCGCGCGGCATTGCTCACGACCGTCATCCTGCTCGGCACGTACGTCACGGTCACCGTCGCGGCGATGATGTATGCCGGGGTCGGAGAAGACGGGGCGGGCCTGGCCAACCCCGCGAACGCCGACGACGTGTTCCTCGCCCTCAAGGACGATCTGTTCGGTCCGTTCGGATGGGTCCTCGTCGTCGCCGTGCTCATCTCGGCGGTGTCGTCCACGCAGACCACCATCCTCCCCACGGCGCGCGGAACGCTCGCCATGGCCGCGTACAAGGCACTGCCGCATCGTTTCCAGACGGTGCACCCCCGCTACCGCACACCGTCGTTCTCGACCCTCGTCATGGGCATCGTCGCGAGCGTCTACTACGTGGGCATGACGATCATCAGCGACAACATCCTGCAGGATTCGATCCTGTCTCTCGGGCTCGCGATCGCCTTCTACTACTCCATGACCGGGTACGCCTGCGTCTGGTACTACCGTCGGCAGCTGTTCTCGTCGGCGAAGAACCTCGTGTACCGCGGCATCCTGCCCCTGCTCGGTGCGCTCATGCTGACGTTCGCCTTCGTGCAGTCGGCGATCGACATGTACGACCCGGAGTACGGCAACACCGTCCTGCTGGGGATCGGCGGCACGTTCGTGGTCGGCATCGGATCGCTCGCGATCGGTGTCGTGCTGATGGTGCTGTGGTTCCTGTTCCCCGGCTCCCAGCCGTTCTTCCGGGGCGAGAGCCTCAATCGCGAGACCGAGGTGCTCGTGCCGGACGAGCCGATCGCGCACCCGCGCTCGGTCGACGGGGGTATCTGAGCGGAGTCGGTCTCGGATCAGCCGGGAGAGCCGTTCTCGAGGCGTCAGACCGCGGAGCGGATGGACCCGACCTCGCGACCGCCGCCGAGCACCGACAGCGAGAGCTGCGCGACAGTGTCGTCGACCTCCTGCGCGCTCAGGGCTCCGACCCGCTCGAGCAGACGCAGGGCGACGACGTGGCCGGCACGGTTGGAGCCGTCGAGCATCTTGAGGGCGACCGTCGTGCCGTCGGGAGCGGTCATGACCTGCACGCCCTCGGCGCCCATCTTCGAGAAGACGCCGAGTCGCTCGATGACGACCGTGTCGGGTCGCCCGGGCCCGTCGATGGTCCAGGGGTTCTCCTTCACCGCGCGCACGAGTGTGCCGGCGCTCCGGTGCAGGGCGAAGGGGGAGCGTTCCGACGAGGTCGCGATGCGCTGGATGGCCCGTGCGAGCCCGACGAGGCTCATGGCGTAGACGGGCGCGCCGCAGCCGTCGATGGCGGTGGTGGTCGTGCGCTCGCCGACAAGACGCTCGACGACCTCGCGGATGTGGGCCTGGAGCGGATGCTGGGGGTCGAGGTAGTCGCTCGTGCTCCAGCCGTTGGCCACGCAGGTCGCGAGCATCGCGGCGTGCTTGCCCGAACAGTTCATGCGCAGCGGCGAGGGGGAGGCGTGGTCGCGCACCATGTCGTCGCGCGAGGCGGTGTCGGTCGGCCACGCGGCGGGGCAGCCCAGGTCGTCCTCGGTGAGGCCGGAGGACTGCAGGATGCCGCGGGCCACCTCGGCGTGACGCTCGGTGCCCGCGTGGCTCGCCATCGAGATCGCGAGACGTTCGCCGGCCAGATCGGCCCCGGCCGAGAGGCACGCCAGGGCCTGGAGCGGCTTCATGCTCGAGCGGGGGAGGAAGAGGGCGCTCGCCTCGCCGAGGGTGAGCTTCTCGGATCCGTCGGGGGCGAGGACCACGGCGACGCCGTAGTGACGAGATTCGACGAAGCCGTTGCGGTCCACGACGGCGAGCTCGACGGAGGCGGGAGGCGTTGCGGGCATCCCCCCATCGTATCCCCGGGCCCCCTCCGCCCCCGGGCGCGTGAGAGGACGTCGGCGA
Encoded here:
- the atpB gene encoding F0F1 ATP synthase subunit A produces the protein MTTQAATLITNFASAGAEFHPPSISEFFPDAVLFEGTIFAITRINLTQMLATLALVLFLVLGTRRMKIVPGRFQSVAEMGLDFVRVNIAEDILGRKDGKRFLPILTTIFFMVLFMNITGVIPFLNIAGTSVIAVPMLLAIVAYVTFIYAGIKKSPAGFFKNALLPSGVPWPLYIIIVPLEFLSTFIIRPVTLTLRLLMNMVVGHLMLVLFFSATQFFVVGLSGWWTALGAGSLAFGFAFTLFEIFVAFLQAYVFAILTAVYIQLAVAEEH
- the atpE gene encoding F0F1 ATP synthase subunit C codes for the protein MDATTVLAQVTGNVATIGYGLAAIGPAIGVGIVVGKTIEGVARQPELAGRLQVLMFIGIAFTEALAFIGIATGFIFT
- a CDS encoding F0F1 ATP synthase subunit B, whose translation is MLNALVTLAAEPAGEAHNPLLPAVYDIIWSAVCFVVIIFVVWRVALPRMAKLLDERSAAIEGNIAKADEAQRQAEAALEQYTAQLAEARREAGEIRESATQDGRKIVAEARETAAADAARITASAHAQIEAERQATLVQLRSEVGTLAVDLAGNVIGETLSDDARANAVVDRFLAELEASEKAAK
- a CDS encoding F0F1 ATP synthase subunit delta; the encoded protein is MGSATTQARTATTEALASTSGVDLDVARELFAAVGAVSGSSQLSGALSDSSVPAPARAGLVSAVFGSTYRPATVALLSSAAQQRWSNAGQFVEGLEELAIQATSVAESADIESELFAFSRTVASNGELELALGGRLGGASAKGSLVSTLLDGRASTGTALIVSSLVQHARGRRVRALLRRAERIVADQRARIVATVYAAAPLSAEQQTRLQNALSARYGSAVTLNTVIDPTVVGGLRVQVADDVIDASVSARLADLRQRIAG
- the atpA gene encoding F0F1 ATP synthase subunit alpha gives rise to the protein MADLSISPDVIRDALKDFVNAYEPTGAAATEVGAVVDAADGIAHVEGLPGVMANELIRFADGTLGLAQNLDENEIGVVVLGDFAGIEEGQSVTRTGEVLSVGVGDGYLGRVVDPLGNPIDGLGEIATEGRRALELQAPGVMQRKSVHEPLQTGIKAIDAMIPVGRGQRQLIIGDRQTGKTAIAIDTIINQRANWESGDVNKQVRCIYVAIGQKGSTIASVKGALEEAGAMEYTTIVAAPASDPAGFKYLAPYTGSAIGQHWMYGGKHVLIIFDDLSKQAEAYRAVSLLLRRPPGREAYPGDVFYLHSRLLERCAKLSDELGAGSMTGLPIIETKANDVSAYIPTNVISITDGQIFLQSDLFNANQRPAVDVGISVSRVGGDAQVKSIKKVSGTLKLELAQYRSLEAFAMFASDLDAASRRQLARGARLTELLKQPQYSPYPVEEQVVSIWAGTNGKLDTVEVSDVLRFERELLDYLRRNSTVLDTLRETNVLGDDTLAELEQKIDAFAKEFQPGKDQGVVGAEKVDAAEAEDVNQERIVKGRR
- a CDS encoding F0F1 ATP synthase subunit gamma; translation: MGAQLRVYKQKISSAQTTKKITKAMELIAASRIQKAMARVRAASPFARAVTSAVSAVATHSSVDHPLTTERENIRRSALVVFTSDRGLAGAFNSQILREALELAELLRSQGKDVVFYLVGRKAVGYFQFRRMASAAQWVGDTDTPQFSTAEEISDAVLQAYRAGSDNEGVDEIHLVYNRFVSMMTQSPESVRLLPLEVLEADEAPGQAEIYPLYEFEPDAETVLDALLPVYVQSRIFNALLQSSAAKHAATQKAMKSASDNADKLITDYTRLRNNARQAEITQQIAEIVGGADALASGK
- the atpD gene encoding F0F1 ATP synthase subunit beta, which produces MSLTAEKTDAAVVGRVARVTGPVVDIEFPHDAIPEIYNALKTTITIGDESTEITLEVAQHLGDDLVRAIALKPTDGIVRGQEVRDTRGPISVPVGDVTKGKVFDVTGEVLNAAPGEQVEITERWGIHRKAPSFDQLESKTEMFETGIKSIDLLTPYVQGGKIGLFGGAGVGKTVLIQEMIQRVAQDHGGVSVFAGVGERTREGNDLIGEMEEAGVFDKTALVFGQMDEPPGTRLRVALSALTMAEYFRDVQKQDVLLFIDNIFRFTQAGSEVSTLLGRMPSAVGYQPNLADEMGVLQERITSTRGHSITSLQAIYVPADDYTDPAPATTFAHLDATTELSREIASKGLYPAIDPLTSTSRILDPRYIGADHYRVATSVKQILQKNKELQEIIAILGVDELSEEDKIVVSRARRIQQFLSQNTYMAKKFTGVEGSTVPIKETIESFDAIVKGEFDHVAEQAFFNVGGISDVEAKWAQIQKENG
- a CDS encoding F0F1 ATP synthase subunit epsilon encodes the protein MSLRVSLVSADAEVWTGEASLVVAKTVEGEIGFMQGHEPVLAILAQGEVRITRTDGSKILANAEDGFLSMANDELTIVAGNAALVS
- a CDS encoding YaaA family protein, with product MLVLLPPSETKRPGGDGLPLDLAGLPLPSLSGARKTVVDALVALSSDEEQAARVLKISAKRRHEIGDNAALRTAPTMPAIDRYTGVLFDALDAAGLDAAARAWLGDHVMIQSAPFGPVGALDGIPAYRLAAGTSLPGTPALRRIWADAVSQAWAELRPDFVLDLRSEAYAALGPLPAGVAAVYVRVMSEDSGGAARALNHFNKHAKGELVRALAVQRARIETIDDLHEWAEGAGWTLRAGAPGEVALIV
- a CDS encoding large exoprotein; protein product: MSDSYYYDDGSGAAALAAVLLVLIPILFILAVAAYVISSFLYMKIFEKAGVQGKWRAWVPVYNGLIAAKLGDVSPWVVLIVAVASSVLSNIPVIGPIFSLAILAVAVMYSYRIGLKLGKDWPLLLLWLIPGIGALIWLAIIAFSNNRWNPAIAPAPWANSFLADKTVWNGIPVQPSQPVAGNGGGYAGPGYGAPPAQQPYNPPATGTTPPPPAPPAGPQV